From a region of the Fischerella sp. JS2 genome:
- a CDS encoding cation-transporting P-type ATPase — protein sequence MSSSTISDSAFAKPEAPAWHTIEVDQALLKLNSDRTSGLTTRQITENQRHYGANELVETGGRTPLEIFWDQFKNIMLLMLIAVAIISAILDIRESFTAGKFVFPKDAVAIFVVVLLNGILGYIQESGAEKALAALKNLASSKVRVIRDGKPVEVESKELVPGDIMLLEAGVKVAADGRLVDAANLQVREAALTGEAHAVNKQAEVLLPKDAPLGDRINLVFSGTEVVQGRGTVLVTETGMQTELGKIASALQSVESEPTPLQKRMSQLGNTLVTGSLILVAIVIVGGTIFNPSLFEELVKVSLSMAVAVVPEGLPAVITVTLALGTQRMVRRNALIRKLPAVETLGSVTTICSDKTGTLTQNKMVVQALHTPSNSISITGEGYSPEGHFYEMGMVNQPSQMISPQQQPELLALMLACVLCNDAILQKESGEWAILGDPTEGALLSVAGKAGFRKHEQEVYFPRVAEFPFSSERKRMSVMVETGRSNELLSPLNNLHLAPYVMFTKGSPELTLERCTHIQVGNRWQPITDEQRRKILQQNNQLASRGLRVLGFASKLLTELPPEASEDVSENGLTWLGLVGMLDAPRPEVREAVAKCRAAGIRPVMITGDHQLTAQAIAEDLGIAKVGSLCLTGQELEKLSMADLEAEVDRVSVYARVSPEHKLRIVQALQHRNNVVAMTGDGVNDAPALKQADIGVAMGITGTDVSKEASDMVLLDDNFATIVSAIEEGRVVYINIRRFIRYILGSNIGEVLTIAAAPLLGLGGVPMSPLQILWMNLVTDGVPALALAVEPGRPIVMQQPPKDPKENIFARGLGAYMIRIGCVLAIVTILMMTWAYNFTQQNTAGGTLDPDRWKTMVFTTLCLAQMGHALAIRSNTRLFIQINPFSNPFILASVILTSILQLLLIYIEPLRNFFGTHYITFQELMVCIGFSAIIFIWIEAEKLFIRWFFRRQRG from the coding sequence ATGTCTTCTAGTACCATATCAGACTCAGCTTTTGCGAAGCCTGAAGCTCCGGCTTGGCATACCATTGAGGTTGATCAAGCACTCCTGAAGCTGAACAGCGATCGCACCTCTGGTTTAACAACCAGACAAATTACAGAAAATCAGCGGCATTACGGTGCTAACGAATTGGTAGAGACAGGAGGGCGTACACCCTTAGAAATCTTTTGGGACCAGTTCAAAAACATCATGCTGCTGATGTTGATTGCAGTTGCGATCATCTCTGCAATTTTGGATATTCGCGAATCTTTTACAGCTGGGAAGTTCGTATTTCCCAAAGATGCTGTCGCAATTTTTGTAGTGGTACTCCTAAATGGGATACTAGGCTACATTCAAGAAAGTGGTGCTGAAAAAGCTCTTGCAGCACTAAAAAACCTAGCTTCGTCAAAAGTGCGAGTTATTCGGGATGGTAAGCCAGTAGAAGTAGAGTCAAAGGAACTGGTACCAGGAGACATCATGCTGCTAGAAGCTGGAGTCAAAGTAGCAGCAGATGGACGCTTGGTAGATGCTGCGAATTTGCAAGTGCGAGAAGCAGCCCTCACAGGGGAAGCACATGCAGTCAACAAACAAGCAGAAGTGCTGTTACCCAAAGATGCGCCCTTGGGCGATCGCATCAATCTCGTCTTCTCAGGAACTGAAGTAGTTCAGGGACGAGGAACAGTTCTGGTGACTGAAACTGGAATGCAAACAGAACTAGGCAAGATTGCCAGCGCACTCCAATCAGTGGAATCTGAGCCGACTCCCTTGCAAAAGCGCATGAGCCAATTGGGGAACACCTTAGTAACAGGTTCCTTAATACTGGTGGCGATCGTCATAGTAGGTGGTACTATTTTTAATCCCTCCTTGTTTGAGGAACTAGTAAAAGTTTCCCTGAGTATGGCAGTTGCCGTTGTTCCAGAAGGTTTACCAGCAGTAATCACCGTTACCTTGGCACTGGGAACTCAGCGCATGGTCAGGCGTAACGCTCTCATTCGCAAACTTCCTGCTGTAGAAACTCTTGGTTCTGTTACGACGATTTGCTCAGATAAAACTGGAACTCTCACCCAAAACAAAATGGTAGTGCAGGCACTGCATACACCTAGCAATTCTATTAGCATCACCGGAGAAGGCTACAGTCCTGAAGGTCACTTTTATGAGATGGGTATGGTAAACCAACCATCTCAAATGATTTCACCTCAACAGCAGCCAGAACTTTTGGCACTCATGCTTGCCTGTGTGCTGTGTAATGATGCAATTTTGCAAAAAGAAAGTGGTGAGTGGGCAATTTTAGGAGATCCGACAGAAGGCGCATTACTTTCTGTTGCAGGTAAAGCTGGGTTCCGCAAGCATGAGCAAGAAGTCTATTTCCCTCGTGTTGCCGAGTTTCCTTTTTCCTCAGAACGGAAGCGCATGAGTGTAATGGTGGAGACTGGCAGAAGTAATGAACTACTTTCTCCACTCAATAATCTACACCTTGCACCCTATGTAATGTTTACTAAAGGTTCGCCAGAGTTGACCCTAGAACGTTGTACTCATATTCAGGTGGGGAATCGTTGGCAACCGATCACAGATGAACAGCGTCGAAAAATTCTCCAGCAAAATAATCAGCTTGCCAGTCGAGGTCTGCGAGTTTTAGGATTTGCTAGTAAACTCCTAACAGAATTGCCGCCCGAAGCTTCTGAAGATGTTTCCGAAAATGGATTGACATGGCTAGGATTGGTAGGAATGCTAGATGCACCCCGTCCTGAAGTCAGAGAAGCAGTAGCAAAATGCCGTGCAGCAGGTATTCGCCCTGTTATGATTACTGGAGATCACCAGTTAACAGCGCAGGCGATCGCTGAAGACTTAGGTATTGCTAAAGTAGGTAGCTTATGTCTTACCGGACAAGAACTAGAAAAACTCAGCATGGCAGACTTGGAGGCAGAGGTTGATCGGGTAAGCGTGTATGCTCGTGTCTCACCAGAACATAAGCTGCGGATCGTCCAAGCACTGCAACATCGCAACAATGTAGTGGCAATGACAGGAGACGGAGTCAATGATGCGCCGGCATTAAAGCAGGCAGATATTGGCGTAGCAATGGGAATTACGGGTACAGACGTTAGTAAAGAAGCCAGCGATATGGTGCTTCTAGATGACAACTTTGCCACAATTGTATCAGCCATAGAAGAAGGGCGTGTTGTTTACATTAACATTCGCCGCTTCATCCGTTACATTTTAGGTAGTAACATTGGCGAAGTACTGACTATTGCTGCTGCGCCCCTATTAGGATTAGGTGGTGTGCCGATGTCACCATTACAAATTCTCTGGATGAACCTAGTGACGGATGGTGTTCCTGCCTTAGCTTTAGCAGTGGAACCAGGTAGACCAATTGTCATGCAGCAGCCACCCAAAGATCCCAAAGAAAACATCTTTGCTAGAGGTTTGGGAGCTTATATGATTCGCATTGGCTGTGTCCTTGCCATCGTAACCATCTTAATGATGACGTGGGCATACAATTTTACGCAGCAGAACACAGCAGGCGGAACACTTGACCCAGACCGTTGGAAGACAATGGTGTTCACTACCCTATGTCTCGCTCAAATGGGACATGCACTTGCTATTCGTTCCAACACTCGTTTATTCATTCAGATCAATCCCTTCTCCAACCCCTTTATCCTAGCTTCTGTGATTTTAACCAGTATCTTACAACTGTTGCTGATTTATATCGAACCACTCCGAAACTTCTTCGGTACTCACTACATTACTTTTCAAGAACTGATGGTTTGTATTGGCTTCAGTGCCATTATCTTTATATGGATTGAGGCCGAGAAGCTATTTATTCGGTGGTTCTTCCGTCGACAAAGAGGCTAA
- a CDS encoding ATP-binding protein: MVSNPFVPRFLVGRQAELQQVSTILAQDGDLMVAGIPGNGRRALICWAAQQIGARVLEIDCLRATNSSRLLELLAEGLLQVFSAPAELELIQRWSTEHPLILEQHLTRRTRLVWHVPSKDNWVILQALLTLPQVMAEWLDCRVVLVFQNFPHIRSWDRTRKWEDYLRQEVERQNRVSYVLIATVPEPWVYESNLHVVTLAPLERKDLQSWIIDAMAAEGLKFETDSQALNMFLNYVQGHLGDAIALARRIWLDCRAFARMKDEGTKKNTPGVISSQLQSSSIVYPFEDGLIQTHHVHRSALSLVEDLSLTFESLILLLPPIQARVLESLALDPTDSPHSREYIEKHQLSRGGGLQGALAGLEQKGLVYGSKYGYRIAMPLLAFWLKHRLG, translated from the coding sequence ATGGTCAGCAATCCTTTTGTTCCGCGATTTTTAGTAGGCAGGCAGGCAGAACTACAGCAAGTTAGCACAATTCTTGCTCAGGATGGCGACCTAATGGTGGCAGGTATTCCAGGAAATGGACGACGAGCCCTCATCTGCTGGGCTGCCCAACAGATAGGAGCTAGGGTTTTGGAAATTGACTGTCTGCGAGCGACAAATTCTTCTCGCTTGTTGGAACTGTTGGCAGAAGGACTGCTGCAAGTATTCTCAGCTCCAGCTGAATTAGAACTCATCCAAAGATGGAGTACTGAACATCCGTTGATTCTAGAACAACATTTAACGCGACGAACTCGCTTAGTATGGCACGTCCCGTCTAAGGATAACTGGGTTATCCTACAAGCTCTGTTGACCCTACCGCAAGTGATGGCAGAATGGCTTGATTGCCGAGTTGTGTTAGTATTTCAAAATTTTCCTCACATCCGCTCTTGGGATCGAACTCGTAAGTGGGAAGATTATCTACGCCAGGAAGTTGAGCGGCAAAACCGTGTTAGCTATGTCCTCATTGCTACAGTTCCAGAACCCTGGGTTTATGAAAGCAATTTGCATGTTGTTACCTTAGCACCTCTGGAGCGCAAAGACCTCCAGTCTTGGATTATAGATGCGATGGCAGCAGAAGGACTTAAGTTTGAAACAGATAGTCAAGCACTTAATATGTTTCTTAACTACGTTCAAGGTCATCTTGGGGATGCTATAGCTCTTGCCCGTCGGATTTGGTTAGACTGTCGAGCTTTTGCAAGGATGAAAGATGAAGGCACTAAGAAAAATACACCTGGAGTCATAAGCTCTCAACTGCAATCATCCTCAATAGTTTATCCTTTTGAAGACGGATTAATTCAAACTCACCACGTCCACCGTAGTGCTTTAAGTTTAGTAGAAGATCTATCTCTAACTTTTGAGTCCTTAATTTTACTGCTTCCACCTATTCAGGCTCGTGTTTTAGAAAGTCTAGCTCTTGACCCAACTGACAGCCCACACTCACGCGAATATATTGAGAAACACCAACTTTCTAGAGGAGGAGGTCTGCAAGGGGCGCTGGCTGGATTGGAACAAAAAGGACTTGTTTACGGTTCTAAATATGGCTATCGCATAGCAATGCCACTGTTAGCATTCTGGCTTAAACACCGTCTAGGTTAA
- a CDS encoding DUF454 family protein, whose product MFKQMRNAARIIVGSISAVIGIVGILLPLIPGTPFLLVAAACFCTLEP is encoded by the coding sequence ATGTTTAAGCAGATGAGAAATGCCGCAAGAATTATTGTTGGCTCGATATCCGCTGTTATTGGTATTGTTGGGATACTTCTGCCTTTGATTCCTGGTACTCCATTTCTTCTAGTAGCTGCCGCTTGCTTTTGTACTCTAGAACCTTAA
- a CDS encoding Get3/ArsA fold putative tail anchor-mediating ATPase NosAFP: protein MSRIITFIGKAGTGHTTLAIATAKWFSQQGKEVLFVTHNPSPNAENLLKTPLTHIPQVVAPNLQAVQLQATTMLDQTWEEVKQLLSLYIPIPDSEEIYSGELILLPGFDSLLYFNAMRQYYQSGEYEVIIYDSRGDLETLRMLGIPGMLNWYFQRFGKMFEGFSLHKIADSIGGPIASAIVSANVDAAKVQQGVDQIRSWIAEGTDVVGNASKLTCYLVTNNEPGAIAQTKWLWGSAQQINLIVSGVLAYQCQESDDLTDLQQIFTPLSVTSIPALKEDNWEPLLKALPDFNNNHQAPLPLKIDLESRQLFVFLPGFTKKQVKLTQHGNELTVEAGEQRRNILLPPDLQKLAIQSGKFEEPYLIVAFEDKQEQG from the coding sequence ATGAGCAGAATCATTACATTTATAGGTAAAGCAGGGACAGGACATACAACGCTAGCGATCGCCACTGCCAAATGGTTTTCTCAACAAGGGAAAGAAGTACTGTTTGTCACTCATAACCCTAGTCCCAATGCTGAAAATTTGTTGAAAACTCCGCTAACGCATATTCCCCAGGTTGTTGCTCCCAATCTCCAAGCTGTGCAGTTGCAAGCTACAACAATGCTAGATCAAACCTGGGAAGAAGTTAAGCAACTATTGTCCCTCTATATCCCCATACCTGACTCTGAAGAGATCTACTCAGGAGAGTTAATTTTGCTCCCTGGATTTGACAGTCTCCTGTATTTTAATGCTATGCGCCAATACTATCAGAGTGGCGAGTATGAAGTCATTATCTACGATAGTCGGGGAGACTTAGAAACATTGCGGATGTTAGGCATACCAGGAATGTTGAACTGGTATTTTCAGCGATTTGGGAAGATGTTTGAGGGATTTAGCTTACACAAAATAGCTGATTCGATTGGTGGGCCAATTGCTTCTGCGATTGTTTCGGCAAATGTGGATGCTGCAAAAGTGCAACAAGGTGTAGATCAAATCCGTAGTTGGATTGCTGAAGGTACTGATGTTGTGGGAAATGCAAGCAAGCTAACATGCTACCTGGTGACAAATAATGAACCAGGAGCGATCGCACAGACTAAATGGCTTTGGGGGAGCGCTCAACAGATAAACCTAATCGTGAGTGGTGTTCTGGCTTATCAGTGTCAGGAAAGCGACGACCTCACCGATTTACAGCAAATCTTTACTCCCTTGAGTGTTACTTCCATTCCAGCTTTAAAAGAGGATAACTGGGAGCCTTTGCTGAAAGCCTTACCTGATTTTAATAACAACCATCAAGCTCCTTTACCACTCAAGATTGATCTAGAATCTCGTCAATTATTTGTATTTTTACCGGGATTCACTAAAAAACAGGTTAAGTTAACTCAACATGGTAATGAACTTACTGTTGAAGCAGGAGAGCAACGGCGAAATATTCTTTTACCTCCAGATTTGCAAAAGTTAGCTATTCAATCAGGTAAATTTGAAGAACCATATTTGATAGTTGCTTTTGAAGACAAACAAGAACAGGGTTAG
- a CDS encoding sodium-dependent bicarbonate transport family permease — MDANLIVSNFLNPPILFFFLGMTAVFVKSDLEIPAPVPKLFSLYLLFAIGFKGGVELIKSSITQEVVLTLIAAVLMACLVPIYTFFILKLKLDTYDAAAIAATYGSISAVTFITASAFLNELGITVDGYMVAALALMESPAIIVGLILVNLFTTDGKRDFSWPKVLRDAFLNSSVFLLVGSLLIGFLTGEHGWQVLEPFTQGMFYGVLTFFLLDMGLVAARKIKDLQKTGVFLISFAILIPIVNAVIGLAIAKAIGMPQGDALLFAVLCASASYIAVPAAMRLTVPQANPSLYVSTALAVTFPFNIIVGIPLYLYGINLFWR, encoded by the coding sequence ATGGATGCCAATTTGATCGTATCCAACTTCCTCAATCCCCCAATCTTGTTTTTTTTCTTGGGAATGACTGCTGTTTTTGTCAAGTCTGATTTAGAAATTCCCGCACCTGTACCCAAACTTTTTTCCCTTTACCTGCTGTTTGCGATTGGGTTTAAGGGAGGGGTAGAACTGATTAAAAGCAGCATCACTCAAGAAGTAGTACTGACACTTATAGCAGCAGTTCTGATGGCTTGTCTTGTGCCAATTTACACTTTTTTTATTCTGAAGCTGAAGCTAGATACTTACGATGCCGCTGCGATCGCTGCGACTTATGGTTCTATCAGTGCTGTTACTTTCATTACGGCGAGTGCCTTTTTAAATGAACTGGGCATTACTGTTGATGGTTACATGGTAGCAGCCTTAGCTCTGATGGAATCCCCAGCCATCATTGTTGGTTTGATCCTGGTGAATCTATTCACTACTGATGGCAAGCGGGACTTTTCTTGGCCGAAAGTTTTAAGAGACGCATTTCTCAACAGTTCAGTCTTTCTTTTAGTTGGTAGTCTGCTGATTGGATTCTTAACAGGGGAACACGGTTGGCAGGTTTTAGAACCCTTTACTCAGGGAATGTTTTATGGCGTTCTCACCTTCTTTTTATTAGATATGGGGTTAGTTGCAGCTAGAAAAATCAAAGACTTGCAAAAAACAGGGGTTTTTCTGATTTCATTTGCCATCCTGATCCCAATAGTCAATGCAGTCATTGGGTTAGCGATCGCCAAAGCAATTGGTATGCCTCAAGGAGATGCACTTTTATTTGCTGTACTGTGTGCGAGTGCCTCTTACATAGCTGTGCCAGCAGCGATGCGATTAACTGTTCCACAAGCAAATCCCAGCCTTTATGTTTCTACTGCTCTAGCAGTTACATTTCCGTTCAACATTATTGTGGGAATTCCGCTATATCTGTACGGAATTAACCTATTTTGGAGGTAA